Sequence from the Bacillus thuringiensis genome:
TGCGAATCTCGGTGTAATAGGTGAAGAGCTACATGAAAATACAGTGAAAATTGTCCCAATACATAATGAACATGTTTTGTTTTCAAATGAACTACAAATTCCGATTAATCCAATGATTGGTGTAATTGGTACTGCGCCGAAAGAAGAGAACATTTCATGTGGCACACCGCATGATCACGGCGGGAATATGGATTGTAAAGAGATAAAAGAAGGGACAACTTTACTATTACCTGTAAATGTTCCCGGTGCTCTATTAGCATTAGGAGATTTACACGCAGCGATGGGTGATGGTGAAATTGGTGTTAGCGGGGTAGAGGTTGCGGGTGAGGTAACTGTAACAGTACAGACTATAAAAGGAAAGAAATGGCCACTACCAATGGCGATCCAAAAAGAAAAAATAATGACGATTGCTTCAGAGAAATTGTTAGATGATGCAGCGAATCGCGCTGTACGTAATATGGTGACATTTTTACATAAGGAATTAGAAATGTCTAAAGCAGATGCAACGCTTTTATTATCAGCTGCAGGCAATTTAAAAGTATGCCAAGTTGTGGATCCGCTGAAGACTGCTCGAATGGAACTAGGTATGAATTATGTGGAGAAGCTAGGTTTTAATTTGAGTGAATTTCATATTAAATAAGAATGATAGAAGAAGGATGCTGTTGTATAAAAGTATCCTTTTTTGATTTACGGATGATATAAAAACAGGTAGTATTTATTTTATATAATTAAATATAAGATTGTGGATCGAAAAAGGAGTAAACACATGGTTAAAATTATGATTGTAGAAG
This genomic interval carries:
- a CDS encoding acetamidase/formamidase family protein, whose amino-acid sequence is MYRIHKDHIIYAMSPENKPCMEVEIGSRLVFETFDCFENQINSEDVAFQELDWNRINPATGPVYIKGAEPGDILVVTIEKIQIEEQGVLTTGANLGVIGEELHENTVKIVPIHNEHVLFSNELQIPINPMIGVIGTAPKEENISCGTPHDHGGNMDCKEIKEGTTLLLPVNVPGALLALGDLHAAMGDGEIGVSGVEVAGEVTVTVQTIKGKKWPLPMAIQKEKIMTIASEKLLDDAANRAVRNMVTFLHKELEMSKADATLLLSAAGNLKVCQVVDPLKTARMELGMNYVEKLGFNLSEFHIK